In one window of Xiphophorus hellerii strain 12219 chromosome 23, Xiphophorus_hellerii-4.1, whole genome shotgun sequence DNA:
- the LOC116714460 gene encoding dual specificity protein kinase CLK4-like isoform X1 yields the protein MRHSKRLRSPGVWLDECGWEERMDCRKRRKRDSPSSDRENRSRRSPRFNKTYDGHYLEARSLNQRLDSQEKYTCEHSLDVACNDDSYDDTYKDRDLDWHHYSKSSGRSGRSRRSSRRHRDRRHRRSHSRHGSSSRRSHQRRSRKRSRSVEDDDEGHLIYHNGDMLKARYEILCTLGEGAFGKVVECIDHDNHGARVALKIIKNIDRYREAAMSEVEVLKRLKTLDADRRYSCVHMLDWFDYHGHVCIAFELLGLSTYDFLKENNFQPFPVKQIRHMAYQIIRAVKFLHKNKLTHTDLKPENILLIDSDYDMEYNREKRRDERTLKNPDVKIVDFGNATYDHEHHTSVVSTRHYRAPEVILDLGWDHSCDVWSIGCILIEYYLGTTLFQTHDSKEHLAMMERVLGPIPTNLLEKTKKRRYVHRNKLDWDIHSSAGRYVKKHCKPLKHYIVSRSEDHRLLFDLIEKMMEYDPSKRLSLEQALRHPFFDCYYKSSSSRKSGSRGSSTRSSSSSSGGSK from the exons ATGCGTCACTCAAAGCGATTGCGCTCACCAGGCGTCTGGCTAGACGAGTGTGGCTGGGAAGAAAGAATGGATTGTCGCAAACGCAGAAAACGAGATTCACCTAGCAGTGACAGAGAGAATAGATCCAGGAGATCTCCTCGTTTCAACAAGACATATGACGG gcatTACTTGGAGGCCCGCAGTCTAAACCAGAGGCTGGATTCTCAGGAGAAATATACCTGTGAACACAGTCTGGATGTGGCCTGCAACGATGACAGTTATGATGACACCTACAAGGACAGAGATCTTGACTGGCACCACTACAGCAAGTCTTCTGGGCGTAGTGGTCGCAGCAGGCGAAGCAGTCGCAGGCACAGAGACAGAAGGCACAGACGCAGCCATTCTCGACATGGGTCCTCCTCG AGGAGGAGCCACCAGCGCAGGAGCAGGAAAAGATCCAGGAGTGTTGAGGATGATGACGAGGGTCACCTCATCTATCACAATGGAGACATGCTGAAAGCGAGAT ATGAGATTCTGTGTACTCTAGGAGAGGGTGCCTTTGGAAAAGTTGTTGAGTGCATTGATCATGACAA TCATGGGGCTCGAGTGGCTCTGAAGATCATTAAAAATATAGACCGCTACAGAGAGGCAGCTATGTCTGAAGTAGAGGTTCTTAAACGCCTGAAAACCCTCGATGCTGACCGAAGAta TTCCTGTGTCCATATGCTGGACTGGTTTGACTACCACGGTCACGTTTGTATCGCTTTTGAGCTGCTTGGCCTCAGCACATATGATTTCTTGAAGGAGAACAACTTCCAGCCTTTTCCTGTTAAACAAATCAGGCATATGGCTTACCAGATCATTCGAGCTGTGAAAT TTTTGCATAAGAACAAACTGACTCACACAGATCTGAAGCCTGAAAACATTCTACTGATAGATTCAGACTATGACATGGAATACAACCGTGAAAAG AGACGAGATGAACGAACACTCAAGAACCCTGATGTGAAAATTGTAGACTTTGGGAATGCCACCTATGATCATGAGCACCACACGTCTGTAGTTTCAACTCGTCACTATCGTGCTCCGGAAGTTATTTTAG ACCTGGGCTGGGACCATTCCTGTGATGTCTGGAGTATTGGCTGTATTCTCATCGAGTATTATCTTGGAACAACCCTCTTCCAG ACACATGACAGTAAAGAGCATCTTGCCATGATGGAGAGAGTCCTGGGTCCGATCCCTACAAACCTCCTGGAGAAAACCAA GAAACGACGATATGTTCACCGAAACAAGTTGGACTGGGACATTCACAGCTCTGCCGGGAGATACGTCAAGAAACACTGCAAACCCCTCAAG CATTACATCGTATCTAGAAGTGAAGACCACCGGCTGCTCTTTGACCTGATAGAGAAGATGATGGAATATGACCCATCGAAGCGCCTCAGCCTGGAGCAGGCACTTCGACATCCCTTCTTCGACTGCTACTACAAGAGCAGCAGTAGCCGGAAGAGTGGCAGCCGAGGCAGCAGCACCaggagctccagcagcagcagtggtgGTAGCAAATGA
- the LOC116714460 gene encoding dual specificity protein kinase CLK4-like isoform X2 has protein sequence MSEVEVLKRLKTLDADRRYSCVHMLDWFDYHGHVCIAFELLGLSTYDFLKENNFQPFPVKQIRHMAYQIIRAVKFLHKNKLTHTDLKPENILLIDSDYDMEYNREKRRDERTLKNPDVKIVDFGNATYDHEHHTSVVSTRHYRAPEVILDLGWDHSCDVWSIGCILIEYYLGTTLFQTHDSKEHLAMMERVLGPIPTNLLEKTKKRRYVHRNKLDWDIHSSAGRYVKKHCKPLKHYIVSRSEDHRLLFDLIEKMMEYDPSKRLSLEQALRHPFFDCYYKSSSSRKSGSRGSSTRSSSSSSGGSK, from the exons ATGTCTGAAGTAGAGGTTCTTAAACGCCTGAAAACCCTCGATGCTGACCGAAGAta TTCCTGTGTCCATATGCTGGACTGGTTTGACTACCACGGTCACGTTTGTATCGCTTTTGAGCTGCTTGGCCTCAGCACATATGATTTCTTGAAGGAGAACAACTTCCAGCCTTTTCCTGTTAAACAAATCAGGCATATGGCTTACCAGATCATTCGAGCTGTGAAAT TTTTGCATAAGAACAAACTGACTCACACAGATCTGAAGCCTGAAAACATTCTACTGATAGATTCAGACTATGACATGGAATACAACCGTGAAAAG AGACGAGATGAACGAACACTCAAGAACCCTGATGTGAAAATTGTAGACTTTGGGAATGCCACCTATGATCATGAGCACCACACGTCTGTAGTTTCAACTCGTCACTATCGTGCTCCGGAAGTTATTTTAG ACCTGGGCTGGGACCATTCCTGTGATGTCTGGAGTATTGGCTGTATTCTCATCGAGTATTATCTTGGAACAACCCTCTTCCAG ACACATGACAGTAAAGAGCATCTTGCCATGATGGAGAGAGTCCTGGGTCCGATCCCTACAAACCTCCTGGAGAAAACCAA GAAACGACGATATGTTCACCGAAACAAGTTGGACTGGGACATTCACAGCTCTGCCGGGAGATACGTCAAGAAACACTGCAAACCCCTCAAG CATTACATCGTATCTAGAAGTGAAGACCACCGGCTGCTCTTTGACCTGATAGAGAAGATGATGGAATATGACCCATCGAAGCGCCTCAGCCTGGAGCAGGCACTTCGACATCCCTTCTTCGACTGCTACTACAAGAGCAGCAGTAGCCGGAAGAGTGGCAGCCGAGGCAGCAGCACCaggagctccagcagcagcagtggtgGTAGCAAATGA